From one Lycium barbarum isolate Lr01 chromosome 6, ASM1917538v2, whole genome shotgun sequence genomic stretch:
- the LOC132600077 gene encoding putative UDP-glucuronate:xylan alpha-glucuronosyltransferase 5 translates to MASSKPPLTKPKSFKAPLIFLPIFLIYLTLTCKLTPKHRDVPISRLEKPTNFRQNNILSMQYVTNKPQWFRLLQDELKDKSTLKIGLVNLDDVSFLDYVGLHGAENIETFDVKFPNVSDKIKWKDLFPEWIDENEVSAKPMCPEIPMPVLEDYEELNVVVAKVPCKHVGVGSRDVFRLQVNLVVANMLVRGGCWNKKRPVYAVFIGDCGPMWEIFRCEDMLLHEENLWVYKPDLKKLKEKILMPVGSCQLARPYAEQGQEVQRSYSTLIQDKTMFHKRREAYVTVLHSSEAYVCGAIALAQSIIQTNSTRDLVLLADDSISLKSLHGLRAAGWKIKKIKRIRSPHAQKKAYNEWNYSKLRIWQLIEYDKVIFIDSDFVVFRNIDQFFSYPELSAAGNDGYIFNSGVMIIEPSKCKFQNLMNKRFEVGSYNGGDQGFLNEMFVWWHRWPTKLNTLNIFGNSSYRDLPDDSYSVHYLGLKPWACYEDYDCNWDKMESQIFASDSAHKRWWKVYKKMPLELRQYCALTPEMDARIIKWRRRAKKANFSDGHWRIQVKDPRRLSY, encoded by the exons ATGGCATCGTCAAAGCCTCCTCTAACAAAGCCAAAATCCTTTAAAGCTCCTCTCATATTTCTCCCCATATTCCTCATCTACCTAACTCTAACTTGCAAATTAACACCAAAACATCGTGATGTTCCAATCTCCCGCCTAGAAAAACCAACTAATTTTAGACAAAACAATATTCTTTCCATGCAATATGTCACCAATAAACCGCAATGGTTTCGACTTTTGCAAGACGAACTCAAGGACAAATCAACACTAAAAATTGGCCTCGTCAACCTTGATGATGTCTCGTTTTTAGACTACGTTGGATTGCACGGGGCTGAAAATATAGAGACGTTCGACGTGAAATTTCCTAATGTTTCGGATAAAATTAAGTGGAAAGATTTATTCCCAGAATGGATTGATGAAAACGAGGTATCAGCCAAGCCTATGTGCCCAGAAATCCCAATGCCAGTGTTAGAGGATTACGAGGAACTGAATGTGGTGGTTGCAAAGGTTCCATGTAAACATGTAGGGGTTGGTTCTAGGGATGTTTTTAGGTTACAAGTTAACTTAGTGGTGGCTAACATGTTGGTGAGAGgtggttgttggaacaaaaaACGTCCGGTTTACGCAGTGTTTATAGGCGATTGTGGACCGATGTGGGAGATTTTCCGATGTGAAGACATGTTGTTGCATGAGGAGAATTTATGGGTTTATAAGCCTGACCTGAAAAAGTTGAAGGAGAAAATTCTTATGCCTGTTGGTAGTTGTCAGCTTGCTCGTCCATATGCAGAACAAG GGCAAGAGGTACAAAGGAGTTATTCGACATTAATACAGGACAAAACAATGTTCCATAAGCGAAGAGAAGCTTATGTAACAGTACTCCATTCCTCAGAAGCCTATGTTTGTGGAGCAATTGCATTGGCACAAAGCATTATTCAAACCAACTCTACAAGAGACCTTGTCCTCCTAGCAGATGACTCAATTTCTCTAAAATCCCTTCATGGTCTCAGAGCAGCAGGctggaaaatcaagaaaatcaaaaGAATAAGAAGCCCACATGCCCAAAAAAAAGCGTACAACGAATGGAATTACAGCAAGCTCCGGATATGGCAACTCATAGAATACGATAAAGTCATATTCATCGATTCAGACTTCGTGGTTTTCAGGAACATCGACCAATTCTTTTCGTATCCAGAACTATCAGCTGCTGGAAATGATGGGTACATTTTCAATTCAGGCGTTATGATCATAGAACCATCAAAATGCAAGTTCCAAAATTTAATGAACAAAAGGTTTGAGGTAGGTTCATATAACGGAGGCGATCAAGGCTTTTTAAATGAAATGTTCGTGTGGTGGCATAGGTGGCCTACTAAATTAAATACTCTCAACATTTTTGGAAATTCGAGTTATCGTGACCTACCTGATGATTCATATTCTGTACATTATTTGGGATTGAAGCCATGGGCGTGTTACGAAGATTATGATTGTAATTGGGACAAGATGGAATCTCAAATTTTTGCTAGTGATTCAGCTCATAAGAGGTGGTGGAAAGTGTACAAGAAAATGCCTTTGGAACTTAGGCAATATTGTGCATTGACACCAGAAATGGATGCAAGGATAATAAAGTGGAGGAGAAGAGCTAAGAAAGCTAATTTTTCAGATGGGCATTGGAGAATTCAAGTGAAAGATCCAAGAAGACTTTCCTATTGA
- the LOC132644516 gene encoding putative UDP-glucuronate:xylan alpha-glucuronosyltransferase 4, protein MGSKVSHTKPKLFTVSIVSFFIAFIYLSISQSFKRHETLIFHTLTDQKQPTEIFPRHVIKPSWYKYLQNETKKTRFKIGLVNVHKTPIEVKDLHDEEAELVNVHFCHVNKSVTWKDLFPEWIDENAPQKSSQCPEIPIPELEDYVDLNVVMARIPCENATNVFRLQVNLVVANLLVKNGLDSNDVYREIYVVFIGPCSPMLEIFRCDDLIWHEGNAWIYKPDLRRLKQKTLMPVGTCQIASPFAEPGQEEWRKYASSSTSKKIGHKPREAYVTVLHSSESYVCGAISLAQSIILSNSTKDLILLVDNSISEETLHSLKLAGWKIKIIERIRNPHAKRGTYNEWNYSKLRIWQLVEYDKLIFVDADFLFFKNIDPFFMFPQLSAAGNCRHVFNSGIMIIEPSECTFKTLMEKTLTIVSYNGGDQGFLNEVFSWWHRWPAKLNYLKNFQTDENRKYEYPEDAYAMHYLGLKPWMCYKDYDCNWDALEYRDFPNDLIHAKWWKVYDLMPKELQKFCDLTPEMDTRIRLERQKAKIANFSDGHWKIQVKDPRRLSDSDI, encoded by the exons ATGGGTTCCAAGGTTTCTCACACCAAACCAAAGCTTTTCACCGTTTCAATAGTCTCCTTTTTCATAGCCTTCATTTACCTAAGTATATCACAGAGTTTTAAACGCCATGAAACCTTAATATTCCACACCTTAACAGATCAAAAACAACCAACAGAAATTTTCCCTAGGCATGTCATCAAACCTAGTTGGTACAAATATCTCCAGAATGAAACAAAAAAAACGAGGTTCAAAATTGGACTAGTCAACGTGCACAAAACACCTATTGAAGTTAAAGACCTACACGACGAAGAAGCAGAGCTAGTCAATGTTCATTTTTGTCATGTCAATAAAAGTGTTACGTGGAAGGACTTATTCCCGGAGTGGATCGATGAGAATGCGCCTCAAAAATCATCTCAGTGTCCAGAAATTCCAATACCAGAGCTCGAAGATTATGTCGATTTGAATGTTGTTATGGCTAGAATTCCTTGTGAAAATGCTACCAATGTGTTTAGGTTACAAGTGAACCTAGTCGTGGCTAATCTTTTGGTGAAAAATGGATTGGATAGTAACGATGTTTATCGCGAAATCTACGTTGTTTTCATAGGACCATGTAGTCCTATGCTTGAGATTTTCAGGTGTGATGATCTAATATGGCATGAAGGAAATGCATGGATTTACAAGCCTGATTTGAGAAGACTCAAACAGAAAACTCTCATGCCAGTTGGAACTTGCCAAATTGCTAGTCCATTTGCTGAACCAG GTCAAGAAGAATGGAGAAAATATGCTTCATCATCCACAAGTAAAAAAATTGGCCACAAGCCAAGAGAGGCTTATGTGACTGTTCTTCACTCCTCAGAATCATATGTTTGTGGAGCAATATCTCTAGCACAAAGCATCATCCTATCCAACTCCACAAAAGACTTAATTCTCCTTGTCGACAACTCAATATCAGAAGAAACACTCCATAGTCTCAAGCTAGCAGGATGGAAGATCAAAATAATCGAAAGAATACGAAACCCTCACGCAAAAAGAGGAACGTACAATGAATGGAACTATAGCAAGCTTCGAATATGGCAACTAGTAGAATATGACAAGCTCATATTCGTAGACGCGGACTTCCTCTTCTTCAAGAATATTGATCCTTTCTTCATGTTCCCACAGTTATCAGCTGCTGGTAACTGTAGGCACGTGTTCAACTCAGGGATCATGATAATCGAACCATCGGAGTGTACTTTCAAAACCCTaatggagaaaaccctaactatTGTCTCGTACAATGGAGGTGATCAAGGGTTTTTGAATGAGGTTTTTTCTTGGTGGCATAGGTGGCCTGCTAAATTGAATTATCTGAAGAATTTTCAGACAGATGAGAATAGGAAATATGAATATCCTGAGGATGCATATGCAATGCATTACTTAGGTTTGAAGCCATGGATGTGTTACAAAGATTATGATTGCAATTGGGATGCTTTGGAATATAGGGACTTTCCAAATGATCTGATTCATGCAAAGTGGTGGAAAGTGTATGATTTAATGCCCAAGGAGCTTCAGAAGTTTTGCGATTTGACTCCAGAGATGGATACAAGGATAAGATTGGAGAGACAAAAAGCTAAGATTGCTAATTTTTCTGATGGACATTGGAAGATCCAAGTGAAGGATCCAAGAAGACTTTCCGATTCCGACATTTGA
- the LOC132645897 gene encoding mitogen-activated protein kinase kinase kinase NPK1-like — protein MQDIFGSVRRSLVFRTPNTDVADDGNHLVEKINSCLRNSRVFSKLSPPPPALPSPSTAVKDGGDAAVRPIRWRKGEMIGCGAFGQVYMGMNLDSGELLAVKQVMIAANSASKEKAQAHVKELEEEVKLLKNLSHPHIVRYLGIVREEDTLNILLEFVPGGSISSLLGKFGSFPEPVIRTYTKQLLLGLDYLHKNGIMHRDIKGANILVDNKGCIKVADFGASKKVVELATISGAKSMKGTPYWMAPEVIRQTGHSFSADIWSVGCTVIEMTTGKPPWSQQYQEVAALFYIGTTKAHPPIPEHVSAEAKDFLLKCLQKEPELRPSASELLQHPFVTGEAQLSLPDGSSSMMGKSQGHSYSSGHNVKSVAGSVDICNLGTLNISTENTDNLSEARNMWRGNSSDDDMCQIDDTDNFLLGGGTVKTGDDFNKSFNPIAEPSDDWSCDYDMTPQSRQGNTDLVNNQEGGLGAGSSVTPNNNSAVFCGPSISEDEDELTESKIRAFLDEKALELKKLQTPLYEEFYNSLNPSYSLQLAEATSDETTPNYLKLPPKSRSPSRGPIGSPSTGIDMISSPSPGSSNRRTSCIGSGSNQDYDDSSPQSNERRQSNSPIASFSEIQRKWKEELDQELERKREMMRQAGVGGKTSSPKDRALNRQRERSRFASPGK, from the exons ATGCAAGATATATTCGGATCAGTTCGTCGATCACTGGTGTTCCGAACACCGAATACCGACGTTGCAGATGACGGTAATCATCTAGTTGAGAAGATCAATTCATGTCTTCGAAACTCCAGAGTTTTCTCCAAGCTCTCGCCACCACCGCCTGCGTTGCCGTCACCGTCAACCGCCGTTAAAGATGGCGGTGACGCGGCTGTGCGTCCTATACGTTGGAGAAAAGGAGAAATGATAGGATGTGGTGCTTTTGGACAGGTTTATATGGGAATGAATCTCGATTCTGGTGAACTTCTCGCTGTCAAACAG GTTATGATAGCTGCAAACAGTGCTTCAAAGGAGAAAGCTCAG GCCCATGTTAAGGAGCTTGAGGAGGAAGTCAAGCTTCTCAAGAATCTCTCCCATCCGCATATTGTT AGATATCTTGGAATTGTGAGAGAAGAAGACACATTAAATATTTTGCTGGAATTTGTACCTGGTGGATCGATATCATCCCTTTTAGGCAAATTTGGATCTTTCCCCGAGCCC GTTATAAGAACGTACACTAAGCAACTGCTCCTAGGACTGGATTATCTTCACAAGAATGGAATCATGCATAGAGATATTAAG GGGGCTAATATCCTTGTTGATAACAAAGGTTGCATAAAAGTGGCTGACTTTGGGGCATCAAAGAAGGTTGTCGAACTG GCTACTATATCAGGTGCCAAGTCCATGAAGGGCACACCATACTGGATGGCTCCTGAGGTCATTCGTCAAACCGGTCATAGCTT CTCTGCTGATATATGGAGCGTAGGATGTACTGTAATAGAGATGACCACGGGCAAGCCTCCCTGGAGCCAACAGTATCAAGAG GTCGCTGCACTCTTCTATATTGGGACAACAAAAGCTCATCCCCCGATCCCTGAACACGTGTCTGCTGAAGCAAAAGACTTTCTGCTGAAATGTTTACAGAA GGAACCAGAGTTAAGGCCATCAGCTAGTGAGTTGTTACAG CATCCATTTGTCACCGGTGAAGCACAACTATCTCTTCCTGATGGTTCTAGTTCTATGATG GGCAAATCTCAAGGTCATTCTTATTCGAGTGGGCATAATGTGAAAAGCGT TGCTGGTTCAGTAGACATCTGCAACTTGGGCACCTTGAATATCTCAACAGAAAATACTGATAACTTGTCGGAGGCTAGAAATATGTGGAGAGGAAACAGTAGTGATGATGACATGTGTCAGATTGATGATACTGATAATTTTCTCTTGGGCGGAGGAACTGTTAAGACGGGGGATGACTTCAATAAG AGTTTCAATCCCATTGCTGAGCCGTCGGATGATTGGAGCTGTGATTATGACATGACTCCTCAATCGCGACAAGGGAATACGGATTTAGTTAACAATCAGGAAGGTGGCTTAGGTGCTGGAAGTTCAGTCACACCTAACAACAATTCTGCAGTTTTTTGTGGTCCTTCCATATCAGAAGATGAGGATGAGCTTACTGAGTCTAAAATCAGAGCCTTCCTGGACGAAAAG GCTCTTGAACTAAAGAAACTGCAGACACCTCTGTATGAAGAGTTCTACAACAGTTTGAATCCTTCATACTCTCTACAGTTAGCTGAGGCTACAAGTGATGAAACTACACCAAATTACTTGAAGTTACCCCCGAAAAGTAGGTCACCAAGTCGGGGTCCTATTGGAAGCCCGTCTACAGGAATTGATATGATCAGTAGTCCAAGCCCTGGAAGTAGCAACAGGCGAACATCATGCATTGGCAGCGGAAGCAACCAAGACTATGATGACAGTTCACCGCAGTCTAATGAGCGGAGGCAATCAAATAGTCCAAT TGCAAGTTTTAGCGAGATTCAAAGGAAGTGGAAGGAAGAGCTTGACCAAGAGCTTGAAAGAAAGCGAG AGATGATGCGTCAAGCTGGTGTGGGAGGAAAAACATCTTCTCCCAAGGATCGAGCTTTGAATCGACAGAGAGAGCGTTCAAGGTTTGCATCTCCAGGAAAGTGA
- the LOC132645899 gene encoding kinesin-like protein KIN-14S isoform X2 translates to MDDRTLEKLCDNFDHSVTISNGGETLESSSTVDGEVCSSNQEQSLPILEKIEDSNKVLDLTKEQAALCNEVKGTSVDSLPGSEASNALQHPSVQHELLKKKYDEECELLKQKYMEECVQNELLKKKYDEECELLKKKYLEECTERKRLYNEVIELKGNIRVFCRCRPLNAGEIADGSTSVVEFDPSHENELQISCAGSSKKQFKFDYVFKPEDDQDVVFAQTMPIVTSVLDGYNVCIFAYGQTGTGKTFTMEGTPENRGVNYRTLEKLFSLSSERSSIMKYELFVSMLEVYNEKIKDLLVDSNQPAKKLEIKQSAEGTQEVPGLVEARVYGTEEVWELLKSGSRARSVGSTSANELSSRSHCLLRVTVVGDNLINGQRTRSHLWLVDLAGSERVGRIAVEGERLKESQFINKSLSALGDVISALASKTSHIPYRNSKLTHMLQSSLGGDCKAVMFVQISPNNSDLGETLCSLNFASRVRGVEHGPARKQTDLAELMKHKLLAEKAKHDEKETKKLQDNLQSLQLRLATREQMCRSLQDKVRDLENQLAEERKIRLKQENKALAGGSREFTASSYLSQPQKITTEKKPPLAPSKAVRLPLRKISNFVPPPSPLPRPPAKARKSFVPVASHDKENIARPSMTKAIVKPRRGSIIAVRPPPQGTNQVLQPKRRASIATLRPESSTSTFNNSAVRPRNDRFVGRQSFVWDPQRMWRTSRALSPIPQAKETSVATPIGATPVGSRSSKFMGSPPSQAPGSWRPKHPTVVALKKQLVWSPLKKAARSSNRKSFLSS, encoded by the exons ATCGAACCCTAGAAAAGCTATGCGATAATTTTGATCATTCAGTCACCATCTCAAATGGGG GTGAAACCCTAGAATCTTCTTCTACTGTTGATGGAG AAGTATGTTCATCAAATCAAGAGCAGTCTCTTCCCATTCTAGAAAAGATTGAAGATAGCAACAAAGTGCTT GACTTGACAAAAGAACAGGCAGCGTTATGTAATGAAGTCAAGGGCACGAGCGTGGACTCTCTTCCTGGTTCTGAAGCTTCTAATGCTCTTCAGCATCCAA GTGTTCAACATGAGCTTCTAAAAAAGAAGTATGATGAAGAGTGCGAACTACTGAAGCAGAAGTATATGGAGGAGT GTGTTCAAAATGAACTTCTAAAAAAGAAGTATGATGAAGAGTGTGAACTACTGAAGAAGAAGTATCTGGAGGAGTGTACTGAAAGAAAACGTCTATACAATGAAGTGATCGAACTCAAAGGAAATATCAGGGTCTTCTGTAGATGTAGACCTTTAAATGCAGGTGAAATTGCAGATGGATCAACATCTGTGGTTGAATTTGATCCATCTCATGAAAATGAACTGCAGATCAGTTGTGCAGGTTCCTCGAAAAAGCAGTTTAAGTTTGATTATGTGTTTAAACCTGAGGATGACCAAG ATGTCGTTTTTGCTCAAACAATGCCCATTGTGACCTCAGTTTTGGATGGGTATAATGTCTGCATATTTGCCTATGGACAAACTGGAACAGGGAAGACGTTTACCATGGAAGGGACACCAGAAAACAGGGGAGTCAACTACCGGACTTTAGAGAAGCTATTTAGCTTATCTAGTGAGAGAAGCAGTATCATGAAATATGAATTGTTTGTCAGCATGTTAGAGGTTTATAATGAGAAGATAAAAGACCTCCTGGTAGACTCGAATCAACCGGCTAAGAA GTTGGAGATAAAACAATCTGCAGAGGGAACTCAGGAAGTTCCAGGACTTGTGGAAGCTCGTGTATATGGTACAGAAGAAGTATGGGAGCTGCTCAAGTCCGGAAGTCGGGCTAGATCGGTTGGATCGACTAGTGCTAACGAGCTTAGCAGCCGCTCTCACTG CTTACTGCGGGTGACTGTTGTGGGAGACAACTTGATTAACGGCCAGAGGACTAGGAGCCACCTTTGGCTTGTTGACCTTGCTGGCAGTGAGCGTGTGGGACGGATAGCAGTTGAAGGTGAGAGGTTGAAAGAGTCACAATTCATAAACAAGTCTTTGTCTGCACTTGGGGATGTCATTTCTGCACTAGCCTCTAAGACATCTCATATTCCATACAG GAATTCAAAGCTCACTCATATGCTGCAGAGCTCTCTGG GAGGAGATTGCAAAGCGGTCATGTTTGTCCAAATCAGCCCTAATAACTCAGATTTGGGAGAGACTCTATGCTCACTGAATTTTGCAAGTCGAGTCCGAGGAGTTGAGCATGGCCCTGCTCGCAAACAGACAGACCTTGCAGAGCTCATGAAGCATAAACTACTG GCAGAAAAAGCCAAGCATGATGAGAAGGAAACCAAAAAATTACAGGACAATTTGCAGTCACTGCAGCTGAGACTTGCTACCAGAGAACAGATGTGCAGAAGTCTTCAGGATAAG GTTCGTGATCTTGAAAACCAATTGGCAGAGGAGAGGAAAATACGTCTAAAACAGGAAAACAAGGCTTTAGCTGGAGGTTCTCGTGAGTTCACAGCCTCATCATATTTAAGCCAACCACAGAAGATAACAACAGAGAAGAAACCACCACTGGCTCCTTCAAAAGCAGTGAGACTGCCACTAAGAAAAATCAGCAATTTTGTGCCCCCACCATCCCCTCTTCCTCGTCCTCCTGCAAAAGCCAGGAAGTCCTTTGTGCCAGTGGCATCACATGACAAGGAAAATATAGCAAGACCATCTATGACAAAGGCTATTGTGAAACCAAGGCGAGGATCTATAATTGCAGTTAGACCACCACCTCAAGGAACAAACCAGGTTTTGCAGCCCAAAAGACGGGCTTCTATTGCAACCCTTCGCCCTGAGTCCAGCACGTCGACTTTCAATAACTCTGCTGTTCGACCAAGGAATGACCGTTTCGTTGGTCGGCAATCATTTGTTTGGGATCCACAAAGAATGTGGCGGACATCAAGAGCGCTTTCTCCAATACCTCAGGCGAAGGAAACATCTGTTGCTACACCCATAGGGGCAACCCCAGTTGGTTCACGAAGCAGTAAATTCATGGGAAGTCCTCCTTCACAAGCACCAGGTTCATGGAGGCCCAAGCATCCAACAGTTGTTGCATTAAAGAAGCAATTGGTGTGGAGTCCTCTGAAGAAGGCCGCGAGAAGTAGCAATAGGAAGTCCTTCCTTTCTTCTTAA
- the LOC132645899 gene encoding kinesin-like protein KIN-14S isoform X1 — protein sequence MDDRTLEKLCDNFDHSVTISNGGETLESSSTVDGVIAERTSDSADESNALRCTTEVCSSNQEQSLPILEKIEDSNKVLDLTKEQAALCNEVKGTSVDSLPGSEASNALQHPSVQHELLKKKYDEECELLKQKYMEECVQNELLKKKYDEECELLKKKYLEECTERKRLYNEVIELKGNIRVFCRCRPLNAGEIADGSTSVVEFDPSHENELQISCAGSSKKQFKFDYVFKPEDDQDVVFAQTMPIVTSVLDGYNVCIFAYGQTGTGKTFTMEGTPENRGVNYRTLEKLFSLSSERSSIMKYELFVSMLEVYNEKIKDLLVDSNQPAKKLEIKQSAEGTQEVPGLVEARVYGTEEVWELLKSGSRARSVGSTSANELSSRSHCLLRVTVVGDNLINGQRTRSHLWLVDLAGSERVGRIAVEGERLKESQFINKSLSALGDVISALASKTSHIPYRNSKLTHMLQSSLGGDCKAVMFVQISPNNSDLGETLCSLNFASRVRGVEHGPARKQTDLAELMKHKLLAEKAKHDEKETKKLQDNLQSLQLRLATREQMCRSLQDKVRDLENQLAEERKIRLKQENKALAGGSREFTASSYLSQPQKITTEKKPPLAPSKAVRLPLRKISNFVPPPSPLPRPPAKARKSFVPVASHDKENIARPSMTKAIVKPRRGSIIAVRPPPQGTNQVLQPKRRASIATLRPESSTSTFNNSAVRPRNDRFVGRQSFVWDPQRMWRTSRALSPIPQAKETSVATPIGATPVGSRSSKFMGSPPSQAPGSWRPKHPTVVALKKQLVWSPLKKAARSSNRKSFLSS from the exons ATCGAACCCTAGAAAAGCTATGCGATAATTTTGATCATTCAGTCACCATCTCAAATGGGG GTGAAACCCTAGAATCTTCTTCTACTGTTGATGGAG TTATAGCTGAAAGAACCTCTGATTCAGCGGATGAGAGTAATGCTTTACGTTGTACCACAGAAGTATGTTCATCAAATCAAGAGCAGTCTCTTCCCATTCTAGAAAAGATTGAAGATAGCAACAAAGTGCTT GACTTGACAAAAGAACAGGCAGCGTTATGTAATGAAGTCAAGGGCACGAGCGTGGACTCTCTTCCTGGTTCTGAAGCTTCTAATGCTCTTCAGCATCCAA GTGTTCAACATGAGCTTCTAAAAAAGAAGTATGATGAAGAGTGCGAACTACTGAAGCAGAAGTATATGGAGGAGT GTGTTCAAAATGAACTTCTAAAAAAGAAGTATGATGAAGAGTGTGAACTACTGAAGAAGAAGTATCTGGAGGAGTGTACTGAAAGAAAACGTCTATACAATGAAGTGATCGAACTCAAAGGAAATATCAGGGTCTTCTGTAGATGTAGACCTTTAAATGCAGGTGAAATTGCAGATGGATCAACATCTGTGGTTGAATTTGATCCATCTCATGAAAATGAACTGCAGATCAGTTGTGCAGGTTCCTCGAAAAAGCAGTTTAAGTTTGATTATGTGTTTAAACCTGAGGATGACCAAG ATGTCGTTTTTGCTCAAACAATGCCCATTGTGACCTCAGTTTTGGATGGGTATAATGTCTGCATATTTGCCTATGGACAAACTGGAACAGGGAAGACGTTTACCATGGAAGGGACACCAGAAAACAGGGGAGTCAACTACCGGACTTTAGAGAAGCTATTTAGCTTATCTAGTGAGAGAAGCAGTATCATGAAATATGAATTGTTTGTCAGCATGTTAGAGGTTTATAATGAGAAGATAAAAGACCTCCTGGTAGACTCGAATCAACCGGCTAAGAA GTTGGAGATAAAACAATCTGCAGAGGGAACTCAGGAAGTTCCAGGACTTGTGGAAGCTCGTGTATATGGTACAGAAGAAGTATGGGAGCTGCTCAAGTCCGGAAGTCGGGCTAGATCGGTTGGATCGACTAGTGCTAACGAGCTTAGCAGCCGCTCTCACTG CTTACTGCGGGTGACTGTTGTGGGAGACAACTTGATTAACGGCCAGAGGACTAGGAGCCACCTTTGGCTTGTTGACCTTGCTGGCAGTGAGCGTGTGGGACGGATAGCAGTTGAAGGTGAGAGGTTGAAAGAGTCACAATTCATAAACAAGTCTTTGTCTGCACTTGGGGATGTCATTTCTGCACTAGCCTCTAAGACATCTCATATTCCATACAG GAATTCAAAGCTCACTCATATGCTGCAGAGCTCTCTGG GAGGAGATTGCAAAGCGGTCATGTTTGTCCAAATCAGCCCTAATAACTCAGATTTGGGAGAGACTCTATGCTCACTGAATTTTGCAAGTCGAGTCCGAGGAGTTGAGCATGGCCCTGCTCGCAAACAGACAGACCTTGCAGAGCTCATGAAGCATAAACTACTG GCAGAAAAAGCCAAGCATGATGAGAAGGAAACCAAAAAATTACAGGACAATTTGCAGTCACTGCAGCTGAGACTTGCTACCAGAGAACAGATGTGCAGAAGTCTTCAGGATAAG GTTCGTGATCTTGAAAACCAATTGGCAGAGGAGAGGAAAATACGTCTAAAACAGGAAAACAAGGCTTTAGCTGGAGGTTCTCGTGAGTTCACAGCCTCATCATATTTAAGCCAACCACAGAAGATAACAACAGAGAAGAAACCACCACTGGCTCCTTCAAAAGCAGTGAGACTGCCACTAAGAAAAATCAGCAATTTTGTGCCCCCACCATCCCCTCTTCCTCGTCCTCCTGCAAAAGCCAGGAAGTCCTTTGTGCCAGTGGCATCACATGACAAGGAAAATATAGCAAGACCATCTATGACAAAGGCTATTGTGAAACCAAGGCGAGGATCTATAATTGCAGTTAGACCACCACCTCAAGGAACAAACCAGGTTTTGCAGCCCAAAAGACGGGCTTCTATTGCAACCCTTCGCCCTGAGTCCAGCACGTCGACTTTCAATAACTCTGCTGTTCGACCAAGGAATGACCGTTTCGTTGGTCGGCAATCATTTGTTTGGGATCCACAAAGAATGTGGCGGACATCAAGAGCGCTTTCTCCAATACCTCAGGCGAAGGAAACATCTGTTGCTACACCCATAGGGGCAACCCCAGTTGGTTCACGAAGCAGTAAATTCATGGGAAGTCCTCCTTCACAAGCACCAGGTTCATGGAGGCCCAAGCATCCAACAGTTGTTGCATTAAAGAAGCAATTGGTGTGGAGTCCTCTGAAGAAGGCCGCGAGAAGTAGCAATAGGAAGTCCTTCCTTTCTTCTTAA